A portion of the Girardinichthys multiradiatus isolate DD_20200921_A chromosome 23, DD_fGirMul_XY1, whole genome shotgun sequence genome contains these proteins:
- the cetn4 gene encoding caltractin, whose translation MASNYRKPASSAGQRKKTNSKTELTEEQRQEIKEAFDLFDTDGTGTIDVKELKVAMRALGFEPKKEEIRKMVADFVKDGSGTIDFDDFLSMMTQKMNDKDTKEEIMKAFRLFDDDCTGKISFKNLKRVAKELGENLTDEELQEMIDEADQDGDGEVSEQEFLRIMKKTNLY comes from the exons ATG GCTTCAAATTACCGGAAACCAGCTTCCTCTGCGggtcaaaggaaaaaaacaaactccaaAACTGAACTGACCGAGGAGCAGAGGCAGGAGATAAAAGAAGCTTTTGATCTGTTTGACACAGATGGAACTGGGACGATAGACGTAAAAGAACTCAAG GTTGCCATGAGAGCCCTGGGCTTTGAACCTAAAAAAGAGGAAATCAGGAAGATGGTTGCAGATTTTGTTAAAGACGGTTCTGGAACTATTGATTTTGACGACTTTCTCAGTATGATGACCCAGAAAATG AATGATAAGGATACCAAAGAGGAAATAATGAAGGCTTTCCGGCTCTTCGATGATGACTGCACAGGGaaaatttctttcaaaaatctcaaaagagtTGCGAAGGAGCTGGGAGAAAACCTCACTGATGAAGAGCTGCAG GAAATGATCGATGAAGCCGACCAGGATGGTGACGGAGAAGTCAGCGAGCAGGAGTTCCTACGGATAATGAAGAAGACCAATCTCTACTGA